The following coding sequences are from one Verrucosispora sp. WMMD573 window:
- a CDS encoding alpha/beta hydrolase, producing the protein MTPRISGFDQQRVPVADGVELHAAVGGSGSPIVLLHGFPQTHLMWRHVAADLAADHTVIVPDLRGYGASDKPADPDGTAYAKRTMAADVVALAEALGHDRFALAGHDRGALVAIRAGLDHPERITRLAILDVLPTLDMWDVLHGVDAAVGFHLYLMAQPPGLPEQMIAASADAFFGHFLDVWIRDPGAIPADVRAAYLAASRASVDSIVADYRATAGIDVVHDRADRAAGNRLRMPVTVLQQDWGAALGYDAAGLWRGWAPDLVHETVTCGHFMAEESPADVVRALRALLSREPVSPA; encoded by the coding sequence ATGACCCCGCGTATCAGCGGCTTCGACCAGCAGCGCGTTCCCGTCGCCGACGGGGTGGAACTGCACGCCGCCGTCGGCGGTTCCGGCAGTCCGATCGTGCTGTTGCACGGCTTCCCGCAGACCCACCTGATGTGGCGGCACGTCGCCGCCGACCTGGCCGCCGACCACACGGTGATCGTGCCGGACCTGCGTGGCTACGGCGCCAGCGACAAACCCGCCGACCCGGACGGCACCGCGTACGCCAAACGAACCATGGCCGCCGACGTCGTCGCGCTCGCCGAAGCGCTCGGTCACGACCGGTTCGCGTTGGCCGGCCATGACCGGGGTGCCCTCGTGGCGATCCGCGCCGGCCTCGACCACCCGGAACGGATCACCCGTCTCGCCATCCTCGACGTGCTGCCCACCCTCGACATGTGGGACGTGCTGCACGGTGTCGACGCGGCGGTCGGCTTCCACCTCTACCTGATGGCGCAGCCGCCCGGGCTGCCCGAACAGATGATCGCGGCGAGCGCCGACGCATTCTTCGGCCATTTCCTGGACGTTTGGATCCGGGACCCCGGCGCGATTCCCGCGGACGTCCGGGCGGCGTACCTCGCGGCGTCCCGCGCATCGGTGGACTCCATCGTCGCCGACTACCGGGCCACCGCCGGCATCGACGTCGTCCACGACCGCGCCGACCGGGCGGCGGGTAACCGGCTGCGGATGCCGGTGACCGTCCTTCAGCAGGACTGGGGTGCCGCTCTGGGGTACGACGCCGCCGGGTTGTGGCGCGGATGGGCACCGGACCTGGTGCACGAGACGGTCACCTGCGGCCACTTCATGGCCGAGGAGTCCCCGGCCGACGTGGTCCGGGCGCTGCGGGCGCTGCTGTCCCGGGAACCGGTCAGCCCGGCGTGA